CAAAAGATGCAGTGGGAAGGCTGTGTCTAGGTTCATGTTCTGGAATGAGCAGGTTTGGTTCTCAGTTCCCTCTTTCCCCACCACCCAACTTGCCTTACTCCCAAGCAATGAGCACAGGACACAGGACAAACAATCTGGGGATTTATTCCATTAGCGAATGTCCAAGTTAGAGCTTATTTACCCTTCCGGGCCTTGATCTTTCTTAAATAGAACTCGAGCTCTTTGCCTTCCAGTACATAGCCATCTGCCCGGCCACACTGGCCTGGCCTGGACGCGATGCAGGCTGTGGAAACAAGAGGTCAAGCTATCAGGTCAGGCCAGGAGACCCAGGCTCCCAGATCCCACTGATGACACAAGGAGTCTCTTCAGAAAAAGTTCTGTCGTCACTCTGCCTCAGTAGCAGAACTGGACAAGGTTCTCCTCACTAGGAGACTCGGGGGTCcttgctgcccccccccccccgggatcTTTCCCCCTTGCTTACCCAGAAGCTTGCCCTGCTGGAACTGTTCTTCCAGAAGCGGGCTGATCTTAGCATTCTTCTTCCGTTCCTCATATTTCTTCTGAATCTTCTTTGATCGCTTTTTGTTTAAGATTTCTTCCTCCTCAGGAGTCTGGAGCAAACGGAGTAGATGGACTGATTAGCCGGGAGGCTGTCCCTCCCCCTGCTGGGGATCCTAAAACCAGAGATGGCCCAAGCTGTGAAGGACCTTCCAAGAATACACTTCATTTCCCTGCATGCCCACTCAAGGCTGTGGATAGCGAGGCACATGCTTAGTGAAGGCTCCTTTCAGTCTATCTATCTTGGTCCTTTTTCTGGTTTAAGGGATCCAGCTGCCTGCTCAGGGCTGCTGGCTACTTTTGGGAGTGTGCTAGCACTCTCAGGCCTTGCTTGAAACACCCAGCAAGCCCCCACCCCAGCCAGACCTTCTTCAGCATTCAAAGCTGTCATCTCTGATACATCAGTAGCAGAACTGGACAAGGTTCTCCTCATCAGAAGGCTGGCCTGCCCCCCCTTCCCCTGCCTCCCAGCCCCCCACAAGGGTCTCATACCAGTTTTGCTCCCTTCTTCCGGCCCAAGGGCAGGGCATAGTGGGACTCGTACCACTGGCGGTATGGCGTGCTATCCACAAGCACGATGCAGTTCTTCACCAAAGTCTTGGTCCGCACCAGCTCGTTGTTGGATGCATTGTAGACCACATCAATAATCCTAGTTTTCCGAGTGCAGCCTAAGTGAGGGGCAAAACCAATGAGACCCAGAGTGCAAGCTATAACAGCTCCCCCCACCACTCGGGCTTTTGCCCCTCCCCTCTGCTGGCCCACCCTAACCCCTCTATGGCCGGGGTAGAGGGGACGCCGGTGGGCGCTCAGCTCTCCAAGGTTTGCATCCCCACCATGTACTCGGTGTTTGCAGCAGTAACCAAGGTGTCATCAGCGCGCCCCGCCGGGTGCCCTCCCCGCGGGGCCCTCACACTCACATTCAGAGCCCCAGGAGAAGTTGCCCACGTCCAGCCTCAGCGCCCGGTACTTCTTGTTGCCTCCTCGGACTCGCACTGTGTGGATGCGTCGGGGGCCGATCTGGACAGGGGGAGACGGGGtcagagggggtgggggagaagggcgGCTGATTCGGGGCGCCCCGGCCACGTGTCAGTGTAACTATGACTGAGTAGCCCTAGCATCGGTGGCCCTCGGACCAACACAGCCCGGCTCGGACCCCTAAGGCTTAGGCGATCATCACTCACGTGGCGGCGGGGAGGGGGACGAAGAGTGGCGGCTCCTGAGCCCTTGCGGGCTGCCGGGAATCCGGGCCCGGGGTGGGCGGGGGATGGGGTTGAGGAAAGGTCGGGGCTCCCGGGTCGCGCGGGCTCACCTTGGTATTGGCGGGCGGCCGACCCAGCTCATActtgcgctttttgtggtagggCTTGCGCTTGCCCCCGGTCTTGCGGCGCTTGTGCCAGTTATCCCGGGAGATCCCTGCGGGCGGATGTGGAGGCGGCTCCGGTCAGGCTCAGGCCCTGCCCCGGCCctggctccggctccggctccggctccccGCTCCCCGCGCCCTCACATCCCGCCCCGGCCGggcccttccttctcctccacccTATCCCATTCCCCCGCGTTCCCCAGTCCAGGCCCAGCACGCCCCAGCCCAAGGATGGGGGCGGATGGGGGTGGATGGCTGCGGATGGCGGCGGACGGGCCCAAGCTCCTCACCCATGGTCGGCGCGAGCAGCAAAGAGAAAGCGCGAAGGCTCACGGGCCGACTTGTAAAGG
The window above is part of the Gracilinanus agilis isolate LMUSP501 chromosome 4, AgileGrace, whole genome shotgun sequence genome. Proteins encoded here:
- the RPS8 gene encoding 40S ribosomal protein S8; this encodes MGISRDNWHKRRKTGGKRKPYHKKRKYELGRPPANTKIGPRRIHTVRVRGGNKKYRALRLDVGNFSWGSECCTRKTRIIDVVYNASNNELVRTKTLVKNCIVLVDSTPYRQWYESHYALPLGRKKGAKLTPEEEEILNKKRSKKIQKKYEERKKNAKISPLLEEQFQQGKLLACIASRPGQCGRADGYVLEGKELEFYLRKIKARKGK